In a genomic window of Aquila chrysaetos chrysaetos chromosome Z, bAquChr1.4, whole genome shotgun sequence:
- the OSTF1 gene encoding osteoclast-stimulating factor 1 isoform X1: MSKPPPKPAKPGQVKVFRALYTFEPRTPDELYFEEGDIIYISDMSDTNWWKGTCKGRTGLIPSNYVAEQAESIDNPLHEAAKRGNLSWLRECLDNRVGVNGLDKAGNTALYWACHGGHKDIVDVLFTQANLELNQQNKLGDTALHAAAWKGYADIVEMLLAKGARTDLKNNEKKLALDMATNASCASLLKKKQSAARGRRVQRCGKTERKQGWKLL; this comes from the exons ggcagGTTAAAGTGTTCAGGGCCCTGTATACATTTGAGCCCAGAACG ccagatGAACTGTACTTTGAAGAAGGAGACATCATTTACATCTCAGATATG agtgATACAAATTGGTGGAAAGGAACTTGCAAAGGGAGAACTGGACTAATTCCAAGCAACTATG tggcaGAGCAAGCTGAGTCTATTGATAACCCACTGCATGAAGCTGCCAAACGTG GCAACCTAAGCTGGTTGAGAGAGTGTTTGGATAATCGAGTTGGGGTCAATGGCTTAGACAAAGCAGGAAACACAGCTCTGTACTGGGCATGCCATGGAGGCCACAAAG ATATAGTGGATGTTCTGTTTACTCAGGCAAACCTAGAGTTAAACCAACAG AACAAACTGGGAGACACAGCTTTGCATGCTGCTGCATGGAAAGGTTATGCAGATATTGTAGAGATGCTGCTGGCAAAGG GAGCAAGAACAGATCTGAAGAACAATGAGAAGAAACTGGCTTTAGACATGGCGACCAATGCATCTTGCGCTTCcctgcttaaaaagaaacagagtgcag CAAGAGGCAGGAGAGTTCAGAGAtgtggaaagacagaaagaaagcaaggatGGAAACTGCTTTAA
- the OSTF1 gene encoding osteoclast-stimulating factor 1 isoform X3, whose protein sequence is MSKPPPKPAKPGQVKVFRALYTFEPRTPDELYFEEGDIIYISDMSDTNWWKGTCKGRTGLIPSNYVAEQAESIDNPLHEAAKRGNLSWLRECLDNRVGVNGLDKAGNTALYWACHGGHKDIVDVLFTQANLELNQQNKLGDTALHAAAWKGYADIVEMLLAKGARTDLKNNEKKLALDMATNASCASLLKKKQSADFSDLVCAS, encoded by the exons ggcagGTTAAAGTGTTCAGGGCCCTGTATACATTTGAGCCCAGAACG ccagatGAACTGTACTTTGAAGAAGGAGACATCATTTACATCTCAGATATG agtgATACAAATTGGTGGAAAGGAACTTGCAAAGGGAGAACTGGACTAATTCCAAGCAACTATG tggcaGAGCAAGCTGAGTCTATTGATAACCCACTGCATGAAGCTGCCAAACGTG GCAACCTAAGCTGGTTGAGAGAGTGTTTGGATAATCGAGTTGGGGTCAATGGCTTAGACAAAGCAGGAAACACAGCTCTGTACTGGGCATGCCATGGAGGCCACAAAG ATATAGTGGATGTTCTGTTTACTCAGGCAAACCTAGAGTTAAACCAACAG AACAAACTGGGAGACACAGCTTTGCATGCTGCTGCATGGAAAGGTTATGCAGATATTGTAGAGATGCTGCTGGCAAAGG GAGCAAGAACAGATCTGAAGAACAATGAGAAGAAACTGGCTTTAGACATGGCGACCAATGCATCTTGCGCTTCcctgcttaaaaagaaacagagtgcag
- the OSTF1 gene encoding osteoclast-stimulating factor 1 isoform X2, protein MSKPPPKPAKPGQVKVFRALYTFEPRTPDELYFEEGDIIYISDMSDTNWWKGTCKGRTGLIPSNYVAEQAESIDNPLHEAAKRGNLSWLRECLDNRVGVNGLDKAGNTALYWACHGGHKDIVDVLFTQANLELNQQNKLGDTALHAAAWKGYADIVEMLLAKGARTDLKNNEKKLALDMATNASCASLLKKKQSAGTVRTLSNAEEYLDDEDSD, encoded by the exons ggcagGTTAAAGTGTTCAGGGCCCTGTATACATTTGAGCCCAGAACG ccagatGAACTGTACTTTGAAGAAGGAGACATCATTTACATCTCAGATATG agtgATACAAATTGGTGGAAAGGAACTTGCAAAGGGAGAACTGGACTAATTCCAAGCAACTATG tggcaGAGCAAGCTGAGTCTATTGATAACCCACTGCATGAAGCTGCCAAACGTG GCAACCTAAGCTGGTTGAGAGAGTGTTTGGATAATCGAGTTGGGGTCAATGGCTTAGACAAAGCAGGAAACACAGCTCTGTACTGGGCATGCCATGGAGGCCACAAAG ATATAGTGGATGTTCTGTTTACTCAGGCAAACCTAGAGTTAAACCAACAG AACAAACTGGGAGACACAGCTTTGCATGCTGCTGCATGGAAAGGTTATGCAGATATTGTAGAGATGCTGCTGGCAAAGG GAGCAAGAACAGATCTGAAGAACAATGAGAAGAAACTGGCTTTAGACATGGCGACCAATGCATCTTGCGCTTCcctgcttaaaaagaaacagagtgcag gtACAGTCCGAACATTAAGTAATGCAGAGGAATACCTTGATGATGAAGACTCCGATTAG
- the OSTF1 gene encoding osteoclast-stimulating factor 1 isoform X4 — protein MSDTNWWKGTCKGRTGLIPSNYVAEQAESIDNPLHEAAKRGNLSWLRECLDNRVGVNGLDKAGNTALYWACHGGHKDIVDVLFTQANLELNQQNKLGDTALHAAAWKGYADIVEMLLAKGARTDLKNNEKKLALDMATNASCASLLKKKQSAARGRRVQRCGKTERKQGWKLL, from the exons ATG agtgATACAAATTGGTGGAAAGGAACTTGCAAAGGGAGAACTGGACTAATTCCAAGCAACTATG tggcaGAGCAAGCTGAGTCTATTGATAACCCACTGCATGAAGCTGCCAAACGTG GCAACCTAAGCTGGTTGAGAGAGTGTTTGGATAATCGAGTTGGGGTCAATGGCTTAGACAAAGCAGGAAACACAGCTCTGTACTGGGCATGCCATGGAGGCCACAAAG ATATAGTGGATGTTCTGTTTACTCAGGCAAACCTAGAGTTAAACCAACAG AACAAACTGGGAGACACAGCTTTGCATGCTGCTGCATGGAAAGGTTATGCAGATATTGTAGAGATGCTGCTGGCAAAGG GAGCAAGAACAGATCTGAAGAACAATGAGAAGAAACTGGCTTTAGACATGGCGACCAATGCATCTTGCGCTTCcctgcttaaaaagaaacagagtgcag CAAGAGGCAGGAGAGTTCAGAGAtgtggaaagacagaaagaaagcaaggatGGAAACTGCTTTAA